Proteins encoded in a region of the Vicia villosa cultivar HV-30 ecotype Madison, WI linkage group LG5, Vvil1.0, whole genome shotgun sequence genome:
- the LOC131602426 gene encoding disease resistance protein RUN1-like, whose translation MASSSSSGSSSSDLMRLPERRNYYDVFVSFRGEDTRFNFTDHLFTALKKKCISAFRDGNDLQKGEPIGPELLRAIKDSRVFVVVFSRNYAYSTWCLQELEMICECAQMSRKWVLPVFYDVDPADVRHQRGIYGKAFVKHEQRFQQQSEKVQRWRKVVTHLANCSGWDLRHKSQSAGIRKIVRRIKNILHCRSSSVLTDLVGMDSRIEELFLLLDSLDEVRAVGICGMGGIGKTTLAMVLIERISHQFGAFCDIIDVRKMYGLHGPLGAQKQIQNQILGDKHHQMCNLYNATKSMRSKLCRKRSLLILDNVDHVEQLEKIVVTRELLGEGSRIIVISRDEHILKQYRMDAVYQVPLLNWSNSLQLLRRKAFKFDRVIMSNYEELAHSILHYSNGLPLAIATLGSFLYGRDISEWRSALDRLRESPNKDVMDVLRLSFDGLEETEKEIFLHIACFFNMHTEKYVTNVLDCCGFDADNGLSLLVDKSLISIQDEMIVMHNLLEELGRKIAQENSIKEPRKWRRLWFDEQLDKVMMDNMEKHVEAIVLDHEYDDYSEEDEVVVDNFSNIRLLIIKYVKLSGSLNYLSNELRYIEWCEYPFMYLPSSFQPNQLVELILEYSSIKQLWEGNNLPKLRTLDLSHSKNLIKMPDFGEIPNLERLNLERCIQLVELDPSIGLLRKIVSLNLKDCKNLVNIPNNIFGLNSLKDLNMSGCSKLFNNPRNLSKRESASHFRSTSSNFKWTMMPYHSWLPTPTTHIHLLPCLLSLSSLRELDISFCGLRQIPEAIRCLRGIERLNIGGNNFVKLPCLRELSKLVYLNLEHCKLLVSLPLLPFLTALEHSLCVNKYGKAIGLLIFNCPKLSKTDQCSRKAFSWMTQIIQTNKEYPAFFDIGIVTPGSEIPSWFNNQSAGDSISVSPLKHENDKNIIGFACCAVFSAAPRYPTMLRSSTHSPHAEMTLRFANVHGYPLIYHNFCLPVILDRDLITVKSNHIWQIIIHFPQDWSYDIMNDIILVQVVRDECLDVEVTNCGYRWIYKQDIQEFNLTMMHPGHSFTRKRKFSSALVSHPFSKLSK comes from the exons ATGGCTAGCAGTAGCAGCAGCGGCTCCTCTTCTTCAGATCTGATGAGATTGCCAGAGAGGAGGAATTATTATGACGTGTTTGTCAGCTTCCGAGGTGAAGATACTCGCTTCAATTTCACTGATCATCTTTTTACTGCCTTGAAGAAAAAATGCATTAGTGCATTTAGGGATGGAAATGATCTTCAAAAAGGTGAACCCATAGGACCCGAACTCCTTCGTGCAATCAAAGACTCTCGGGTTTTCGTTGTGGTATTCTCAAGGAACTATGCTTATTCGACATGGTGCTTACAGGAATTGGAAATGATATGTGAATGCGCTCAAATGTCTAGAAAATGGGTTCTGCCTGTTTTTTATGATGTTGATCCTGCAGACGTGAGACATCAAAGAGGAATTTATGGTAAGGCCTTTGTCAAACATGAACAAAGATTCCAGCAACAATCTGAGAAGGTGCAAAGATGGAGGAAAGTTGTAACTCATCTTGCCAATTGCTCCGGATGGGATCTACGCCATAA ATCACAATCTGCAGGGATCAGAAAGATTGTTCGaaggataaaaaatatattgcatTGCAGATCTTCAAGTGTTTTAACAGATTTAGTTGGGATGGATTCTCGTATTGAAGAGTTATTTCTACTATTGGACTCACTTGATGAAGTCCGTGCTGTAGGAATTTGTGGGATGGGAGGAATAGGGAAGACAACACTTGCTATGGTTTTAATCGAGAGAATCTCTCATCAATTTGGTGCATTTtgtgatattattgatgtaagaAAAATGTATGGATTACATGGCCCACTTGGTGCACAGaagcaaattcaaaatcaaattcttggTGATAAACACCATCAAATGTGCAATCTCTATAATGCAACTAAGTCGATGCGAAGTAAGCTATGTCGTAAAAGGTCCCTTTTGATTCTTGATAATGTTGATCATGTAGAACAACTAGAAAAAATAGTTGTGACTCGTGAACTGCTAGGTGAGGGAAGCAGAATCATTGTCATTTCTAGAGATGAGCATATATTGAAACAGTATAGGATGGATGCAGTTTACCAAGTTCCACTTTTGAATTGGAGTAACTCTCTTCAATTATTGCGTCGAAAAGCTTTcaaatttgatcgtgttattatGAGTAATTATGAAGAGTTGGCGCATAGCATACTACATTATTCCAATGGCCTACCACTAGCAATTGCAACATTAGGCTCATTTTTGTATGGTCGAGATATCTCTGAATGGAGAAGTGCATTGGATAGATTGAGAGAAAGTCCGAACAAAGATGTCATGGATGTGCTGCGATTAAGTTTTGATGGGCTAGAggaaacagaaaaagaaatatttcttCATATTGCTTGTTTTTTCAACATGCATACGGAGAAGTATGTTACAAATGTTCTAGATTGTTGTGGATTTGATGCTGATAATGGATTAAGCCTTCTCGTTGATAAATCACTTATAAGCATTCAGGATGAAATGATTGTAATGCATAACCTGTTGGAAGAGCTAGGCAGAAAAATTGCTCAAGAAAATTCAATCAAAGAGCCAAGAAAGTGGAGAAGGTTGTGGTTCGACGAACAACTCGACAAGGTTATGATGGACAATATG GAAAAACATGTTGAAGCCATAGTTTTGGATCATGAATATGATGACTATAGTGAAGAGGATGAAGTGGTAGTCGATAACTTTTCAAATATTAGATTGCtcatcatcaagtatgtgaaATTATCAGGAAGCCTCAATTATCTTTCTAACGAATTGAGATATATAGAGTGGTGCGAATATCCTTTCATGTATTTGCCATCAAGTTTTCAACCTAATCAACTTGTTGAGTTGATATTGGAGTATAGCAGCATCAAACAACTCTGGGAAGGAaat AATCTTCCGAAATTGAGAACTTTGGATCTGAGCCACTCCAAAAATCTAATAAAGATGCCAGACTTTGGAGAGATCCCGAATCTTGAGCGGTTAAATCTGGAAAGATGTATACAACTTGTAGAGTTGGATCCATCTATTGGGCTTCTAAGAAAGATTGTTTCCTTGAATTTAAAAGATTGCAAAAATCTAGTAAACATACCCAACAACATATTTGGTCTCAACTCTCTTAAAGATCTAAATATGTCAGGGTGTTCCAAGTTGTTTAACAATCCAAGGAATTTGAGTAAAAGAGAGAGTGCATCACATTTTCGATCAACGTCCTCCAACTTCAAATGGACCATGATGCCTTACCATTCTTGGCTTCCAACTCCCACAACACACATACATTTGTTGCCTTGCTTGCTTAGCTTATCTAGTTTGCGTGAACTTGATATTAGTTTTTGTGGTCTACGCCAAATCCCAGAAGCAATCAGATGTCTACGCGGGATAGAAAGATTAAATATAGGGGGAAACAATTTTGTGAAACTGCCTTGTCTAAGGGAGCTTTCCAAACTTGTATATTTAAATCTGGAGCATTGCAAGCTGTTGGTGTCTTTACCTCTGCTTCCTTTTCTTACTGCTCTCGAGCACAGTCTTTGTGTAAACAAGTACGGGAAGGCAATAGGATTGCTCATTTTCAACTGTCCTAAATTGAGCAAGACAGATCAATGTAGTAGAAAAGCATTTTCATGGATGACACAAATCATTCAAACTAACAAAGAATATCCTGCCTTCTTTGATATCGGTATCGTTACTCCAGGAAGTGAAATACCGAGTTGGTTCAACAACCAGAGTGCCGGTGATTCAATATCGGTATCTCCTTTAAAGCATGAGAATGACAAGAACATAATTGGCTTTGCATGTTGTGCTGTATTTTCTGCCGCACCTCGTTATCCAACAATGTTAAGAAGTTCTACGCATAGTCCCCATGCCGAGATGACATTGCGGTTTGCTAATGTTCATGGCTATCCGCTGATATACCACAATTTCTGTCTTCCAGTAATCCTCGACCGAGATCTTATTACAGTCAAATCAAATCACATATGGCAGATAATAATCCATTTCCCGCAGGACTGGTCTTATGATATTATGAACGACATTATCCTTGTTCAAGTTGTTAGGGATGAATGTTTAGATGTGGAGGTTACGAATTGTGGGTATCGTTGGATATATAAACAGGATATACAAGAGTTTAACCTAACAATGATGCACCCTGGACATTCCTTCACTCGGAAGCGCAAGTTTTCGTCTGCGCTTGTCTCTCATCCATTTTCAAAACTGTCAAAGTAA